From Candidatus Syntrophoarchaeum caldarius, the proteins below share one genomic window:
- a CDS encoding F420H2:quinone oxidoreductase subunit H produces the protein MTTTMYDSLVGILSQLGVYQILSGFLPEIVIRIMLVLAIAGVVATVASLILAYLTWLERKVLSDIQQRIGPMRTGPHGLLQPIADGIKLLVKEDVHPKTIDRWVFLLAPIVMFVPVVVVLAVIPFGKTLVMTDLSVGIVFLLAVSSLPTLGIIMASWAQNNKYAVLAGLRRAAEIISYEISMVLAAIGVVLLAGTLSLPGIVEAQTGLPYIILQPLGFVIFFIGLLADLGRIPFDFQESESELVAGYTTEYSGMKFSFFFLAEYLELFVAGGILTTLYLGGWNGPFLPSWLWFAIKTFIVIWVIFWIRATLPRVRIDQLLDIGWKWLLPLALLNIVITGGVLAVM, from the coding sequence ATGACAACAACGATGTATGATTCACTTGTTGGAATCCTGAGTCAGCTGGGAGTCTATCAGATACTTTCAGGTTTTTTACCAGAGATTGTGATCAGGATAATGCTGGTACTTGCTATCGCAGGGGTTGTTGCGACCGTAGCGTCGTTGATACTTGCATACCTGACATGGCTTGAACGGAAGGTCCTGAGTGATATTCAGCAGCGAATAGGGCCAATGCGAACAGGGCCACATGGACTCCTGCAGCCGATCGCAGATGGTATCAAGCTGCTTGTCAAGGAGGATGTTCACCCAAAGACGATCGATAGATGGGTCTTCCTGCTTGCACCGATCGTGATGTTTGTACCAGTCGTGGTTGTACTTGCTGTAATTCCCTTCGGAAAAACCCTTGTTATGACAGATCTCAGCGTTGGGATCGTCTTCCTGCTTGCAGTCTCATCACTTCCGACGCTTGGTATTATTATGGCGTCATGGGCGCAGAATAACAAGTATGCGGTTCTTGCAGGGCTTAGAAGGGCGGCAGAGATTATAAGCTATGAAATATCGATGGTTCTCGCTGCTATAGGGGTAGTATTACTTGCAGGAACATTGAGTTTACCTGGAATCGTTGAAGCACAGACTGGATTACCTTATATTATTCTCCAGCCGCTTGGATTTGTGATATTCTTCATCGGACTCCTTGCAGATCTTGGAAGAATTCCGTTCGACTTCCAGGAGTCTGAATCAGAACTGGTTGCAGGTTACACAACCGAATATTCAGGGATGAAATTCTCCTTCTTCTTCTTAGCTGAGTACCTCGAACTCTTTGTTGCAGGGGGAATTCTCACCACGCTATATCTTGGAGGCTGGAATGGGCCGTTCCTGCCGTCATGGCTCTGGTTTGCCATAAAGACCTTTATCGTGATATGGGTGATATTCTGGATTCGTGCAACCTTACCAAGGGTCAGGATTGATCAATTACTTGATATTGGATGGAAGTGGCTCCTACCGCTTGCATTATTGAATATCGTAATAACTGGCGGTGTGCTGGCAGTGATGTGA
- a CDS encoding F420H2:quinone oxidoreductase subunit D: protein MSDIRKVVEIPINMGPAHPATHGVLRLRLKLEGEIVREVDPVIGYLHRGMEKLAESLTYPQFIPYTDRLDYAGSMLNNFGYVTAVEKLLGIEVPERAEYLRVMMAELSRIASHLVWLSAWGLDLGAMAPFFYCFREREEILNIFEMLCGARITFSYMRIGGVSKDMPEGFADRLQNFLDMFPEKLSEYETILTENEILLARTVGVGILPKEDAIDYGVTGPIARASGLEYDTRKIEPYSIYDRFDFRIPVEHGCDVYSRYLIRVEEMKQSMKIVQQALDKIPEGEIMAKVPKKIKPEPGRVYSRVEGSKGELGFLIISDGSDKPYRLRIRSPAYSNVAALPVMCENAKIADLVATVGSLDICLGEMDR from the coding sequence ATGTCAGATATAAGAAAGGTTGTAGAGATCCCGATCAATATGGGTCCTGCTCATCCTGCAACACACGGTGTTCTGAGGCTCAGGCTCAAGCTTGAAGGTGAGATCGTTAGAGAGGTCGATCCAGTCATCGGGTACCTCCACCGCGGCATGGAGAAACTTGCAGAATCACTGACTTACCCACAGTTCATCCCATACACCGACAGGCTCGATTATGCCGGAAGCATGCTCAACAACTTCGGTTATGTTACGGCAGTAGAGAAACTTCTTGGAATTGAGGTCCCAGAGCGAGCTGAGTACCTCAGGGTGATGATGGCAGAGCTTTCAAGGATTGCGTCACACCTTGTATGGCTCTCTGCATGGGGGCTTGATCTTGGCGCGATGGCACCGTTTTTCTACTGTTTCAGGGAGCGAGAAGAGATTTTAAATATCTTCGAGATGCTCTGCGGTGCGAGGATAACATTTTCATACATGCGAATCGGCGGTGTCTCAAAAGATATGCCAGAAGGCTTTGCCGACCGCCTGCAGAACTTCCTCGATATGTTTCCTGAGAAGCTGAGTGAGTATGAGACGATCTTGACCGAGAACGAGATCCTGCTGGCAAGAACGGTCGGAGTCGGGATACTACCAAAAGAAGATGCGATCGATTATGGTGTGACAGGACCTATTGCCAGAGCATCAGGACTTGAATACGATACGCGAAAGATTGAGCCTTACTCGATCTATGATCGGTTCGATTTCAGGATTCCTGTGGAGCATGGATGTGACGTCTATTCCCGTTACCTCATTCGAGTTGAGGAGATGAAACAGAGTATGAAGATCGTTCAGCAGGCACTTGACAAGATTCCAGAAGGAGAAATCATGGCAAAGGTTCCGAAGAAGATAAAGCCAGAACCTGGAAGGGTTTATTCTCGTGTTGAAGGTTCTAAAGGTGAGCTTGGCTTTTTAATAATAAGTGATGGATCTGATAAGCCGTATCGGCTCAGGATTCGCTCACCTGCATACAGCAACGTTGCTGCACTGCCTGTCATGTGTGAGAATGCAAAGATTGCGGATCTTGTTGCGACCGTGGGTAGCCTGGATATATGTCTTGGGGAGATGGATAGATGA
- a CDS encoding F420H2:quinone oxidoreductase subunit C, translated as MSEELLNEFPHVVKSEDGLLLVEPDQIIEVCTFLKNKGFDFLEAITGADFEEYLEVIYNIASYSKPDRIMLTVRISKDNPILPTVTSLWRGANWHEREAYDMFGIKFKGHPKLARILLPDSWDGYPLLKSYPLDKEQKVELEDETGVEICQI; from the coding sequence ATGAGTGAAGAACTTCTCAATGAGTTTCCTCATGTGGTAAAATCCGAAGATGGACTTCTACTTGTCGAGCCAGATCAGATCATCGAGGTTTGCACATTCCTCAAAAATAAGGGCTTTGACTTTCTTGAGGCAATAACAGGCGCTGACTTTGAGGAATATCTGGAAGTAATATATAATATTGCGTCCTACTCGAAGCCAGATCGGATAATGCTCACCGTGAGAATCTCGAAGGATAATCCGATACTGCCAACTGTCACCTCACTCTGGCGTGGTGCGAACTGGCATGAACGGGAAGCGTACGATATGTTCGGGATAAAGTTCAAAGGACATCCCAAACTCGCAAGAATCCTTTTGCCAGATAGCTGGGATGGATATCCACTCTTGAAGAGCTATCCACTGGATAAGGAGCAGAAGGTAGAGCTTGAGGATGAGACGGGGGTGGAGATATGTCAGATATAA
- a CDS encoding F420H2:quinone oxidoreductase subunit B — MDRTYINERIKRAIGRRILTDEEVSNWWILGGFLTFGLLFILLHLKLIHRRNEHFKRQKDLEERIIDLVGLDVKKRDLLADLKKIHNEGYETGEFRDLSFLRIILGIITLGLYVEWRLTNDLMMHAERQNRFFSRYTGQKIEDTLPSRPAGTYLALGAVTLGLFGIYWTYLIMQDSNKHFRKQWAIEDMLPEAGMIVDERIDPGFYQNIILTSIDRFLNWGRTCSLWPMAFGTACCALEMMATFASRNDMDRYGMLFRNSPRQADVLIVAGTITQKMAPRLRRLYDQMAEPKYVIAMGACAMTGGPFVNSYSVLKGVDKVIPVDIYLPGCPPRPEALLNAFLQLHKRMNEERTVTNKIVELFAKAKKPEEVVT, encoded by the coding sequence ATGGATCGAACATATATCAATGAAAGGATTAAAAGAGCAATAGGAAGGCGTATCCTTACAGATGAGGAGGTTTCGAACTGGTGGATTCTCGGTGGTTTTTTAACTTTTGGTCTTCTCTTTATCCTGCTCCACCTTAAACTAATTCACAGGCGAAATGAACACTTCAAACGACAGAAGGATCTTGAAGAGCGGATCATAGATCTTGTGGGACTCGATGTAAAGAAGAGAGATCTGCTTGCCGATCTTAAAAAGATACACAACGAGGGATATGAAACAGGTGAGTTCAGAGACCTCTCATTTTTACGAATTATCCTGGGAATTATTACGCTTGGACTTTATGTTGAGTGGCGCCTCACAAATGATCTCATGATGCATGCAGAGAGACAGAACCGTTTTTTTTCACGCTATACTGGACAAAAGATTGAAGATACTCTTCCATCAAGACCTGCAGGTACCTATCTTGCGCTCGGAGCCGTAACGCTTGGATTGTTTGGAATATACTGGACATACCTCATTATGCAGGATTCGAACAAACACTTCAGAAAACAGTGGGCGATAGAGGATATGCTCCCAGAGGCAGGGATGATCGTCGATGAAAGAATCGATCCTGGCTTCTATCAAAATATCATCCTGACGTCGATTGATAGATTCCTCAACTGGGGCAGGACATGCTCACTCTGGCCCATGGCGTTTGGAACTGCATGCTGTGCGCTGGAGATGATGGCGACATTTGCCTCACGTAATGATATGGATCGATATGGTATGCTCTTCCGCAACTCACCCAGACAGGCAGATGTTCTCATTGTGGCAGGCACGATCACGCAGAAAATGGCACCACGACTCAGGAGGCTCTATGATCAGATGGCTGAGCCAAAGTATGTTATCGCAATGGGTGCGTGTGCAATGACAGGCGGTCCCTTTGTCAACTCATACAGCGTACTCAAAGGCGTGGATAAAGTCATACCTGTGGATATATATCTTCCGGGCTGCCCGCCGAGACCAGAGGCACTCCTCAATGCGTTCCTCCAGCTTCACAAACGGATGAACGAAGAGCGTACCGTCACAAATAAGATTGTCGAGCTGTTTGCTAAAGCTAAAAAGCCAGAGGAGGTTGTAACATGA
- a CDS encoding F420H2:quinone oxidoreductase subunit A: MFPVIAFVASWLLRPSHPNDEKFTIYECGEIALGGDSRKNIGIQFYLYALVFVIFDVEAIFLYPWAVSFGGLGAFAFIEMMIFIGVLVAGYAYAWKIGALEWVGDA; this comes from the coding sequence ATGTTTCCTGTTATTGCATTTGTAGCTTCCTGGCTTTTGAGACCATCTCATCCGAATGATGAAAAATTCACGATATATGAATGTGGTGAGATAGCCCTGGGTGGTGATTCACGTAAGAATATCGGTATCCAGTTCTATCTCTACGCTCTGGTCTTTGTCATCTTTGATGTTGAAGCTATCTTTCTGTATCCATGGGCGGTTTCATTTGGGGGTTTAGGAGCGTTTGCGTTCATTGAGATGATGATTTTCATCGGCGTTCTTGTCGCGGGCTATGCATATGCATGGAAGATAGGAGCTCTTGAATGGGTTGGTGATGCGTGA
- a CDS encoding protein containing DUF171 encodes MKKITILIPSSLTMEIADEKIRAYRVGQIARAASIFRVDEIVIYRDRSFDDTAFIRELLEYANCPPHLKRHLFPISKNLRFAGIIPPLQTPSHPQHKSIEVGEFRMGFVKGRKVDIGLDELAVIKKGTGEEAGVVTVRITSIDPPEVEIVDPASIPCYWGYRVRVRKSLFKALRDRKLNGRVIFTSKTGDIVDIALLKDLREYVDLDRIVLVFGSPSRGIEEILQDDNHSMAEFGYPVINVVKQQGTATVRLEEALVATLTICNLFLS; translated from the coding sequence ATGAAAAAAATCACAATTTTGATCCCATCCTCCCTCACGATGGAGATTGCTGATGAGAAAATCAGAGCGTACAGGGTTGGGCAGATTGCACGAGCTGCGTCGATATTCCGTGTCGATGAGATTGTGATCTATCGGGATCGCTCGTTCGATGATACCGCTTTCATCCGCGAACTTCTGGAGTATGCAAACTGCCCACCTCACCTGAAGCGTCACCTCTTTCCGATCTCAAAAAATCTGAGGTTTGCAGGTATAATTCCACCACTTCAAACACCATCGCACCCACAGCATAAGAGTATTGAGGTTGGAGAGTTCAGGATGGGATTTGTGAAAGGCAGAAAGGTTGATATCGGCCTTGATGAGCTGGCTGTGATAAAAAAAGGAACAGGAGAGGAGGCTGGTGTTGTTACTGTCAGGATCACATCGATCGATCCGCCTGAGGTTGAGATCGTTGACCCCGCCAGCATTCCCTGTTACTGGGGCTATCGCGTCAGGGTGCGAAAGAGCTTGTTCAAGGCACTTAGGGATAGAAAACTCAATGGAAGGGTGATATTCACATCAAAAACAGGTGATATTGTAGATATTGCACTTCTCAAAGACCTTAGAGAATACGTTGATCTCGACAGAATCGTACTTGTTTTTGGATCGCCGAGCAGGGGGATTGAGGAGATTCTTCAGGACGATAACCACTCAATGGCTGAGTTTGGTTACCCGGTGATAAACGTTGTTAAGCAGCAGGGTACTGCAACAGTTCGGCTGGAGGAGGCGCTTGTTGCAACCCTCACCATCTGCAACCTGTTTTTGAGCTGA
- a CDS encoding Zn-dependent hydrolase → MKLTDKIYWYPEYGMLDCNTYLFRDETTLLIDPGNSSYLNHLVASLEEDGIKISDIDLIAFTHLHIDHCSGSQDLKELSGAKIAFHRIQDENNNILGEVSRFFGLSSPRFTADILLSDSLNIGSREIRMIVTPGHSPESICFYDQTDKALVCGDVIFDRSVGRTDLPRGSGQELKNSINYLSGLDLEYLLPGHMGIVKGRRAVINNFAFVKEAYFGFM, encoded by the coding sequence ATGAAACTGACGGATAAGATCTACTGGTACCCGGAGTATGGTATGCTTGACTGCAACACATATTTATTTCGTGATGAGACAACGCTGTTGATCGATCCAGGCAACAGTTCATATCTCAATCACCTTGTCGCATCGCTTGAAGAGGATGGGATCAAAATTAGTGATATTGATCTTATTGCCTTCACTCATCTTCACATTGATCACTGCAGCGGAAGTCAGGATCTGAAGGAATTGAGCGGTGCAAAAATTGCTTTCCACAGGATCCAGGATGAAAATAACAATATCCTTGGTGAAGTCTCTCGTTTCTTTGGTTTGAGTTCCCCCAGGTTCACAGCTGACATTCTCCTCTCAGATAGTTTGAATATCGGTTCAAGAGAGATAAGAATGATAGTAACACCAGGCCACTCACCAGAAAGCATCTGTTTTTATGATCAAACCGATAAAGCGCTGGTATGTGGCGATGTGATCTTTGATAGAAGCGTTGGCAGGACTGATCTTCCGAGAGGGAGTGGACAGGAGCTTAAAAATTCGATAAACTATTTATCAGGTCTTGATCTGGAGTATCTGCTTCCTGGGCACATGGGAATTGTAAAAGGTAGGAGGGCGGTTATCAATAATTTTGCATTTGTGAAAGAGGCTTATTTTGGATTTATGTAG
- a CDS encoding nucleoside recognition protein → MLLNYLLQTIVLVTIGVILANIFIEAKILSKLTPLVKPICKRSNLSEACIFALFTSLLSPTASKSALATFYNRGDITESEVIVTTLMSTFPMVVGGSLFKVQALITIMILGPIVGSIYITLNFFAAFIQTFWAFVYSKIAFPPCSTSVDDDYQVDKLLLTFDTIKSGLKAAYLVLMRIIPVLTVTVLVIGYLLDHGMMDMIAHLFDPVLGLLGIPGECAAALAGQFIHYTVGYAVIGSLLSEGIITEKDAVMTLLIGSMIVITLIYIKFSASMYISLFGKLGVKVALINYASSMLAKVITIGLVLWLM, encoded by the coding sequence ATGCTGTTAAATTACCTCCTCCAGACCATAGTCCTTGTTACAATAGGCGTGATACTTGCAAATATTTTTATTGAAGCAAAAATACTATCAAAGCTCACACCGCTTGTAAAACCCATCTGTAAACGATCCAATTTATCTGAAGCCTGTATTTTTGCACTCTTTACCTCTCTCCTGAGCCCTACCGCATCCAAATCAGCCCTTGCAACCTTCTACAATCGGGGGGATATCACAGAGAGCGAGGTGATTGTGACCACGCTCATGAGTACATTCCCGATGGTTGTGGGTGGATCGCTATTCAAGGTTCAGGCATTGATCACAATTATGATCCTTGGTCCAATTGTAGGAAGTATTTATATCACATTGAATTTCTTTGCAGCTTTCATACAGACCTTTTGGGCGTTTGTTTACTCAAAAATAGCCTTTCCACCCTGTTCAACCAGTGTCGATGATGATTATCAGGTTGATAAACTTCTGCTCACATTTGATACGATTAAAAGCGGTTTAAAAGCGGCGTATTTGGTGCTTATGCGAATTATTCCTGTGCTGACTGTCACGGTGCTTGTGATTGGTTATTTACTCGATCATGGTATGATGGATATGATCGCACATCTCTTTGATCCTGTGCTCGGCTTGCTTGGCATTCCAGGAGAATGTGCTGCAGCGCTGGCGGGTCAGTTCATCCACTACACGGTTGGATATGCCGTCATCGGATCGCTCCTTTCAGAAGGGATTATAACGGAAAAGGATGCGGTAATGACACTTCTCATTGGGAGTATGATCGTCATAACGCTCATATACATCAAATTCAGTGCCTCGATGTACATCTCGCTATTCGGGAAGCTTGGAGTTAAGGTGGCACTCATCAACTATGCAAGCAGCATGCTGGCGAAAGTTATCACTATCGGGCTGGTTCTCTGGCTGATGTAA
- a CDS encoding exported protein — protein MTKRGLIIVLLLSIVILLSGCITSSPPEEEGGESSETAATAIDLPSQYHYAIEFSSDEGNGIDQMEVWVEDDKERVDIRSADGITTILTLSDSMCLYDASSDSAMKFSIEEGKGANPGATYARWFGSYYYGNGVTDDEIVAAIQHACGFDESCSVKKVGYETIAGHRCVVIETTYTEGAETGINSVKMWFASGYGYLMKLETRDASGAVTTMEFTEIEIGEDIPDDVFSIPACENADDVSAGLEDGMESFEYPG, from the coding sequence ATGACAAAGAGGGGATTGATAATCGTTCTACTGCTCTCGATTGTGATTCTTCTTTCAGGATGTATCACGTCGTCTCCACCTGAGGAAGAAGGTGGTGAGAGCAGTGAAACAGCGGCGACAGCGATTGATCTTCCATCACAGTATCACTACGCGATAGAGTTCTCATCAGACGAAGGGAACGGGATCGATCAGATGGAGGTGTGGGTAGAAGACGACAAAGAGCGTGTAGATATCAGGTCGGCGGACGGAATCACCACGATTCTCACATTATCCGATAGTATGTGTCTGTATGATGCATCGAGTGACTCTGCGATGAAATTCTCGATAGAAGAAGGTAAGGGAGCAAATCCAGGTGCTACCTATGCCAGATGGTTTGGTAGTTACTACTACGGTAATGGAGTAACAGATGACGAGATAGTTGCTGCGATACAGCATGCATGCGGATTTGATGAGTCCTGTTCAGTCAAGAAGGTCGGCTATGAAACAATTGCAGGCCACAGATGTGTTGTTATTGAGACAACATACACGGAAGGCGCAGAGACGGGAATAAACTCTGTGAAGATGTGGTTTGCATCTGGATATGGTTACCTCATGAAACTCGAGACAAGAGATGCCAGTGGTGCGGTTACAACGATGGAATTTACAGAGATCGAGATAGGTGAGGACATACCAGACGATGTATTCAGCATACCCGCGTGTGAGAACGCGGATGATGTATCTGCTGGATTAGAGGATGGTATGGAAAGTTTTGAATACCCCGGATAA
- a CDS encoding sugar kinase, ribokinase, with amino-acid sequence MMDIDVIGLGALNYDRLYFVERIAAPGEEVEILGHEESSGGSAANTIVGLSRLGLSCGFIGAVGDDPEGEIILKDLSDDHVDISGIKQVSSRQSGTVVGFVDQSGERALYVDAGANSDISLEDINIDYVRQARLIHTSSFVEKDQLLMQIELAKILKGDVAISFSPGMLCFRYSFDELSELFRLATIIFVSENELRSLTGRGVEASCEYLLEMSDAIIAVTLGKDGSYIAKGDLRLEVVADPISPDEIVDTTGAGDAYAAGFIWSYLRGDDPETSARIGSKVASYAIRGAGARFLPGLEFVK; translated from the coding sequence ATGATGGATATAGATGTAATCGGGCTCGGTGCACTCAACTACGACAGACTATATTTTGTTGAGAGAATTGCAGCACCCGGGGAGGAAGTGGAGATCCTTGGCCATGAGGAAAGCTCGGGTGGCTCTGCTGCAAATACGATCGTGGGGCTATCACGACTTGGCCTCTCCTGCGGCTTTATAGGGGCGGTGGGAGACGATCCAGAAGGTGAGATAATCTTAAAGGATCTCTCTGATGACCATGTTGACATATCTGGGATTAAGCAGGTATCATCCAGACAAAGTGGAACTGTCGTTGGATTTGTTGACCAGAGCGGTGAACGGGCACTTTATGTTGATGCCGGTGCAAACAGCGATATCTCACTTGAAGATATAAATATTGATTATGTGCGCCAGGCACGCCTCATTCACACAAGCTCATTTGTTGAGAAAGATCAGCTTCTGATGCAGATTGAGCTTGCAAAGATCCTGAAAGGGGATGTTGCAATCAGTTTCTCACCCGGGATGCTCTGTTTCAGGTACAGTTTTGATGAACTCAGTGAACTCTTCAGGCTTGCAACGATCATATTTGTGAGCGAGAATGAACTCAGATCATTGACCGGACGAGGGGTTGAAGCTTCCTGTGAGTATTTGCTCGAGATGAGCGATGCCATCATAGCTGTCACGCTTGGAAAAGATGGGTCATACATTGCAAAAGGTGATCTGCGTCTTGAGGTTGTGGCTGATCCGATTTCTCCCGATGAGATTGTCGATACCACAGGAGCAGGGGATGCGTATGCTGCAGGGTTTATCTGGAGTTATCTTCGTGGAGATGACCCTGAGACATCTGCCAGGATCGGGTCAAAGGTTGCATCATATGCCATCAGAGGTGCTGGTGCGAGGTTTTTGCCAGGATTGGAGTTTGTGAAATGA
- a CDS encoding alpha-methylacyl-CoA racemase, with translation MKSALEGIRILDLSRMLPFEYCTMILADLGADILKIEEPGMGDYMRWLPPKIKEENSHFLLLNRNKRSMTLNLRKDEAKEILCDLAKGADVLFESFRPGVMDKLGLGYDIMKDVNPDLIYCSATGYGQTGPYRNKPGHDLNYISIAGILERTGLEKPVIPGIPIADMTVGVYSALAILAAIIARDRGGKGQYIDISMTDCMLSYNIANIGDYVAGKSEKFELRGEAPYYNVYETKDGKWIAVGNIEDKFWADMCRGMEREDLIEKHSFNLSEEEKAALKDELQKVFSQKTRDEWIRIFEKKDTCITPVLAVEESLNDPNFIERDMIFEMDHPKEGRLKQIALPIKFSETPDRREVPPPMIGEHTDEVLKALGYDDAKIDKLRRDGVV, from the coding sequence ATGAAATCTGCGTTGGAAGGAATCAGAATTCTGGATTTGAGCAGGATGCTGCCATTTGAGTACTGCACAATGATACTGGCCGATCTTGGAGCAGATATCCTCAAGATCGAAGAGCCGGGTATGGGCGACTATATGAGGTGGTTGCCACCAAAGATCAAGGAAGAAAACTCACATTTTCTGCTTCTAAACCGTAACAAACGGAGTATGACCCTGAACCTCAGAAAAGACGAGGCAAAAGAGATACTTTGCGATCTTGCTAAAGGTGCAGATGTGCTTTTTGAGTCGTTCAGACCGGGTGTGATGGATAAGCTTGGGCTGGGCTATGATATAATGAAGGATGTGAACCCTGATCTCATCTACTGCTCAGCCACAGGTTATGGACAGACAGGACCCTACAGAAATAAACCAGGGCATGACCTGAACTACATCAGCATAGCAGGTATACTGGAGCGAACCGGGCTTGAGAAACCTGTAATACCTGGAATTCCAATTGCAGATATGACAGTGGGTGTTTATTCAGCACTTGCAATCCTCGCAGCCATTATTGCGCGTGATCGGGGAGGGAAAGGACAGTACATCGATATATCAATGACTGATTGCATGCTTTCATACAATATCGCCAACATCGGAGACTATGTGGCAGGAAAATCTGAGAAGTTTGAATTAAGGGGAGAAGCACCATATTACAACGTCTATGAGACAAAAGATGGAAAATGGATCGCTGTTGGAAATATCGAAGATAAATTCTGGGCTGATATGTGCAGAGGCATGGAAAGAGAGGATTTGATAGAGAAACACAGCTTTAATCTGAGTGAAGAAGAGAAAGCAGCACTTAAAGATGAGCTTCAGAAGGTATTCAGCCAGAAAACACGGGATGAGTGGATCAGGATCTTTGAGAAAAAGGATACCTGCATCACACCTGTTCTGGCTGTTGAAGAATCACTGAATGATCCGAACTTCATCGAGCGGGATATGATCTTTGAGATGGATCATCCAAAAGAGGGTAGACTCAAGCAGATAGCACTCCCCATCAAGTTCTCAGAAACGCCTGATCGCAGGGAGGTACCACCCCCAATGATCGGAGAACATACCGATGAAGTGCTTAAAGCGCTTGGTTATGACGATGCGAAGATCGATAAACTTCGCAGGGATGGGGTTGTCTGA
- a CDS encoding 2-methylthioadenine synthetase, whose product MRFYIQTFGCTANAGDSMRIAASLRRRGGVWIDRWEDADTVVVNTCTVTARTEQNVLKFIRKMRDHGKQLIIAGCMVAVQPDLIEENDGILETLTPSSIDALPPPEIRNGVIGVLNIAQGCTGACTYCIVKYARGELVSAELDEIISTIAHFSRMGLREIRLTSQDCSAYGADTGNINLADLLNAISSIDGDFMVRVGMMNPETLLPILDDLIDAFRSDKIFRFVHVPVQSGSDPVLATMGRGYTVAEFERIVDAFRSAFSDMTLSTDFIVGFPGESEEDFEQSVELLKRVHPEKVNITRFSPRPSTPASRMEDLPAQIKKDRSRKLNKVYRETLNRQQKLVGRVFDVIATERGAKGGVVTRDDAYRYILLREGVEPGMRARVKVTESRGVYLVGEVI is encoded by the coding sequence ATGAGGTTTTACATTCAGACATTCGGATGTACAGCAAACGCAGGTGATTCTATGCGGATCGCAGCATCCCTCAGGAGAAGGGGTGGTGTGTGGATCGACCGGTGGGAAGATGCAGATACTGTTGTTGTGAACACCTGTACAGTAACAGCGCGCACAGAGCAGAACGTTCTGAAGTTTATCAGGAAGATGCGGGATCATGGGAAGCAACTGATTATCGCAGGCTGCATGGTCGCTGTCCAGCCGGATCTGATTGAAGAGAACGATGGTATCCTTGAGACACTGACGCCGTCTTCAATCGATGCTCTCCCTCCACCAGAGATCCGTAATGGTGTGATAGGTGTTCTCAACATCGCACAGGGCTGTACTGGAGCATGTACCTACTGTATCGTTAAATATGCAAGGGGCGAGCTTGTAAGTGCAGAACTTGATGAGATAATTTCCACGATAGCACATTTTTCAAGAATGGGATTGCGTGAGATCAGACTCACATCACAGGATTGTAGTGCGTATGGAGCTGATACTGGTAATATAAATCTTGCGGATCTCCTGAATGCTATATCGTCCATTGACGGGGATTTTATGGTGCGCGTTGGCATGATGAACCCGGAGACGCTCCTTCCAATCCTTGATGATTTGATTGATGCCTTCAGGAGTGATAAAATATTCAGGTTCGTCCATGTTCCTGTTCAATCTGGCTCAGACCCTGTTCTTGCTACAATGGGGAGAGGATATACCGTTGCCGAGTTTGAGCGAATCGTGGACGCATTCAGGTCAGCATTTTCTGATATGACACTCTCAACCGATTTTATCGTGGGATTTCCAGGAGAGAGTGAGGAGGACTTTGAGCAATCGGTCGAGCTTCTAAAGAGGGTTCATCCTGAGAAGGTCAACATCACAAGGTTCTCACCCCGTCCTTCAACGCCCGCCTCCAGGATGGAAGATCTTCCAGCACAGATAAAGAAGGATAGATCAAGGAAACTTAACAAGGTCTATCGTGAGACTCTTAACAGGCAACAGAAACTCGTTGGTCGGGTATTTGATGTTATCGCAACCGAGAGAGGCGCCAAAGGAGGTGTTGTCACGCGAGATGATGCTTACAGGTACATACTTCTCAGAGAGGGGGTTGAACCTGGCATGCGTGCAAGGGTGAAGGTTACTGAATCAAGAGGGGTTTATCTTGTTGGTGAGGTTATCTGA